From the Caballeronia sp. TF1N1 genome, the window CTGTTTCGATGGTTCGTCGGACTGGCGATGGATGATGCGGTCTGGGACCACTCTACCTTCAGCAAGAACCGCGACCGGCTGATGGTCCACGATGTCATGGTCAGCTTGTTCAACGAGACTGTCGAGACGGCGCGCGTGCAAGGTCACCTGTCGGGCGAGCACTTCAGCGTCGACGGCACGCTCATTCAGGCGTGGGCGGGACACAAGAGTTTCGTGCCCAAGACAAAGTCGGATGACGATTCGCCGCCTGAGGGCGGAGACGGCTCGCAGGAGAACTGGCGCGGCGAGAAACGCAGCAACGACACCCATGAATCCAGCACGGACAGTCAGGCGCGCTTGTTCCGCAAGAGTCGTGGCACGGGCGCGGTGCTTTGTTACATGGGTCACGTGCTGACCGATAATCGGCATGGTCTCGTGGTCAACGCACAGGTCACGCAGGCCAATGGCACGGCCGAACGGGATGCGGCCGCGCAGATGCTGCGGATGCTGCGCAATTTGCCGGTACGACCATAACGGTCGATGCTGACAAGAACTACGATACGGCGGGCTTCGTGGCGACGTGTCGCGAGAACAACGTGACACCGCACGTGGCGCAAAACGATGCACGCGCGGGCGGTTCCGCGATTGACGCTCGAACCACACGATGGCCAGGCTATGCAATCAGTCAGTGCAAACGCAAACGCATCGAGCAGGTGTTCGGATGGGCAAAGACCGTTGGCAGAATTCGGCAGGCGATGTATCGAGGTCTGAAGCGAGTCGACCAGCTCTTCGTGCTCACTCAGGCGGCGTACAACCTCACTCGCATGCGAACGCTTGCTGCTAAGGCAGCTTGAAAGAGTAAGCGAGAAGGAACGCGGCATCGGCGGCATCTGAATCAAGGAGAATCGGCGTCAATTTATTTGGAACATTCCAACGCGCTAGCTCTTCCGAATAATCGAGCCCACGTTCATTGAGGCATATTTCAACAGCCTGCTAAGCGTTTCTCAGAAAGAATAGCGAGGAGTTGTAAAGGGAGTGGACCACTATTGTTGTCGCAATCGGCCGCCCATCTTTTCTCGCTTCAATCACAAACGTCGCGGCGAAAACAACTCCGCCGAAGATCGCCTTTGCAAGGAGCCTTCCTTCAAGGCCGTGAGCCACGCCGAAAATCAACGCGGAGCATGAAGCTGCGATGAGATACGGCATCCTCAACCACTTTTTACCCGCTCGTATTGGCGCCCACTGAAAAACCATGGTCTCCACGATTGGTGCCAATATGCACACTACGAGCGGATTGGTGGCCAGGCGGCTGGGCGGTAGAGCCCGCGCTACCGCTGATGCTCCGAACAGCGCATCTGCGATCGACTCAATCATATATTGTGCGACGTACAAAACCGAGATAGCGGCCACGACGATGCCCCCACGCGTAGCGACCGCGGTCCTTGTAGAGTGCGATACGTAGGGTACCGATACGATGTAGCCGAGGTGCCCTGCCCACCTGCGGTACATCCGCCGCAGGGTCGATGTCGCAACGGAACTGGCAGTCGTCGGAGTCGGCTCGCCGTTGATGACTCGTCGTGGCATAAATGTTCCTCCTGTTGCAAAGTAGGCTACGAATCCAGCACACATGCAGATAGGCCCGACGCTGCTAGTAGAATTTCCCGTACGTCCTGCATTTCCTCATCGCTGAGAGTCCAGCCTCCAGCAGCTGCATTCGTTGCAACTTGCGCAGGGGAGCTTGCTCCGGCGATGACGCAAGGAACCACAGAGTTTTTCAGCAACCAACCGAAGGACAGCTCGATGAGGGATCGTCCCCTTGATGCTGCATACTCACCCAGCCGTCTAACCCTGTGAAAGTTTGCCTCTGTAACGTACCGCTCAGCTATGTGAGGTGAAGACTTCAGGCGGGAGCTCGCGGGTAGAACGTAGCGGTCCAGATGCAGACCGGTGAGCATGCCGCCGGCAAGTGCCAGGAAAGGCAGGAGGGCTCCACCGGCATCGGCCAGCTCCGCTAAATCGCTGAAAAGGAGGGGAGCGGGACTGAGTAGGCTGCATTCCGCTTGGAGCGAGACGAAGCGTTCACGTCCGGTAGAGCGCGCTTTGACCAATCTAGACAAAAAGGGTTTATTGCCAATGTTGCAGTAACCAAGGTAGCGAACTTTCCCGCTACGAACCAATCGCTGTAGTGTCTCGTCCGTCTCATCCAGAGAGTCGAGACCGGATGGCCCATGTAGCTGGTACAGATCAATGTAGTCGGTGCCCAGTCGTTTGAGACTGGCTTCAAGCGATTCTTCTATGAAACGTACGGGCGACAAAGGGGCTCGCGCGGTGGGAAGCAACCCTCGTCCGAACTTCGTCGCAACAAGCACATTTTTTCTGTTGCTACCAAGGACTTCTCCAAGAATTCGCTCAGAGCTTCCGGCGTGACCGTAGACGTCAGCAGTATCGAAGAAGTTAACGCCTTCGTCGAGCGCTGCGCGAATCACACGGGCCGCGTTGTCAGGCGGAATGCGGCTTCCGAAGCCGTTGCATCCGAGGCCTATCACTGACGTGTGAAGGGAGGATTGACCGAGGCGTCGCGTTTGCATGGTGGGATCTCGTGTCGATTTACGGCTTAAGGGCGCCCAGCGCTTGCGCCAGCGTCGACCTCGATAGCTCGATCTGCTTTACTGCGTCCAGCGTCTCGAAGTTAGCGTTGGAGAAGTCCTCCTGGGCTTTTAGTACCTCAAGCGCGTCCCCCACGCCTGCTTTCAATCGACCTTGCGCAATATCAACACTCGCGCGGGCGACGGCTAGTAGGTCCTTTGCGGCATTGAGGCGTTGGACTCCGTTTTGCCAGCCTAGGTAAGATTGCCACGCGTCGAGTGACACATCGCGTTCAACCTTCTCCAGTTCCACCTGGCGACTGTACATGTCAGCGCGAGCGGCCTCCGCCTTCGCACGCTGGGAGAAACCATCGAAGAAGGGAATGCGCACCTGCACGACTGCCGATAATGCTGTCGTTCGTTGTGCCACCTGGTCACTAGGGAGAGCGTTGCTTCGACCTGACGAGAGTGCCAAAGAGATCGTTGGCAGTCCGCCGGCCGTTGCATATGCGACATTGCTTTCCGCTGCGGACAACTGCGCGCGTGCCGCTTTGATGCGGGGATTCGCGGCGAGTGCATCGGTTACCACAGAGCGAAACTGGGATGGGTCCGTCAGCTCGACTGAATCTCGGCTCGGAAACTCGATCTGCAACGGGTCTGAAGGTGCGAATCCAACGAAAGAAAGAAGAGATGCCCGCGCCGCATCAACCGCACCACGGGCTTGGATAGTGTTCGCTCGTGCTCTCGCAACGTTACTTTCTAGAAGCAGCTTGTTCGACAATTGCCCGACGCCTGCGGCGTTTTGTGCTTGAGCCACAGCGAAGCTGGCTATTGCAAGCTTTTCCGTTACCTCGTAGGCGGTAAGCGTCCCTTCCTTGCTTTCCAGATCATAGAAGCGCTTGGCCGTTTCGTGGAGTATTTCCTGGATGGCCGCGCTTCGACTGTCAATGGCGGCTTCGACTGAGAATTTTCCTGCCGACAGATTGCTGCTGCGAGATCCAAAGTCATACAAGAGCCAAGTTAGGTTGGCTTGCAGATTGTTTGTGTTCGCCCGGGTGCGCTGAGAAACGCCGATGTCAGTGTAGTCAGTATCCTTGCGCAGTTTCCCAACGTATCCGGATCCTTCAAGTTGCGGGTAATACGGTGCACGCGATTGCCTCTCGAACGCCTCGCTTCTCATGACCTGCGCCAGGGCGGCTTTCGCGTCCGGGTTGCGACAGAGCGCCGCGGAAGACAAAGCCGTGAGGGTCATGGGCGAGGGAACGGCTGCGTCGCATTCCCCGAATGCGCGAATTTCTGTCTCTATAGGCACGTTTTCTGGAAGCACGGTATCAACGACAGCGCTATGCGCGGGTGCGGCTATCTGCGAAATAGCAATTGCGAAAGCAAACGAGACATAGCTGCTGACGCCTCTGCCCATGAGCGGCATCGACATGGTCCGCCCTCGGGCCCTATGGGTGAGAACTGTCATGCGATATAGTCCCGTACGGGAGCGGTCGTTAGATCGTCCCCCATACGTGGGCCTCGCGCGACGCGACTGAGATCCAAGATCCGGTCCGCAGAATCTATAGTTTCTTTCCGATGAGCAATAAATATCCGGGTGATCTGCATCCGACGGATGTTTTCGTTGATCAGCTTTTCGTTGAGGGTATCGAGGTGGCTCGTCGCCTCGTCTAACAAAAGGATCTTGGGCTTTTTGTAGAAGGCTCGCGCTAACATGATCCGCTGTTTCTGACCGCCCGATAGGCCCGAGCCTAGATCGCCGATGAGGCTCCTGTATCCCATCGGCATGGCGACAATCTCGTGATCCATACGGGCCATCGCGGCACACTCTTTCATCCATGCGCGGTCCGGAGTTGGATCGAAGAATGTGATGTTTTCTTCGATGGTGCCTGCGAATAGGGAGTCGTCCTGGAGCACCGCACCGATCATGTTACGCGTCTCGTCAAGGCCGATGTCGGAAACAGCGACGCCGCCGATACTGACAGATCCCGAGGTCGGCGAATAAAGCCCCAGCAGGATGTTGGCTAGCGTCGACTTACCGCATCCAGATGGGCCGACGATGGCTACGGACTCGCCCGAGCGGATCGACGCACTCACGCCGCGGAGGACATACGGGTCGCTGGGCGAGTACTGAAACGATATGTCCGAAAGTTCGACAGAGTATTCATTGAGCTCGTGGGAAGAATATGGGCCTGATCCAACGGTGGTTTCCGCGGGGGTATGCACGATGTCAGACAGCCGTTCCATTTGAACGTGAAGGAGCCTGAATTCAAAAAACCTGTCGATGACGGAGGTTACCTTGGCGTCGAACTGATTCTTGTACGATATGTAAGCGACAAGAAGGCCGACCGAGAAGGTGTGGTCGAGGACAAGCTTAGCGCCCACCCATATGACCATGATGTTCTCAATAGCAGAAAGCAGCGAGTTCGCGGAATGGTATGCGATACCGAGCTTCTGTATCCGCAGGCTCGCGTTGACCTGGTTGACCAGCAGCGAGAGCCAGATATTCGTTCTTGAGGCTTGGCGGACAAAAAGCTTGATGGTCTTGCTGCCTCGCACGGACTCGAGGAAATGACTCGCTGACCGGGCAGAGTGGATAGATTCCTCCATAGTGGAGTCGCGCAACGGCCTGTAGCGGAGAAATCTCCCGAGAGCATAGACGAGCATGAAGCCGATCGGTATTGCGGACAGCTTGGCACTGTATAGGAGCATCAGTGCGCAGGTAACAAGCGCGACGCATCCGTCGATAATCCCGGTTACGAGGGAGAGGGTAACCGTGCTTTGTATTGCGTCGACGGTCCCGAAGCGAGACACGATATCGCCCGCATGGCGCCGTTCGAAGAACTCGGCTGGCAAACGAATAAGACGAGCGAAGACGTTTGCTTTCCATTGCACGCTAAGGGACGTACCGAAGTACATTACGGCCCAATATCTTGCGACAACGATAAGTTGCTGGATGAGCGTGAGTATTATGTAACCTATAACCAGGACGGTGAGGAGGTCCGCGTCCGAGGCGACGAGCACATCGTCGATCACTACCTGTGTCAAGAGCGGCAGGAGCAGGGCCATAATCTCTAGACATGCCGCCATGACGAATATCTGTGCGAGCGAGCGGCGGAGACCAACCACCGATCCCCATAAGGATCGTATCGATATTGACTCGGCTTTTTCTCGCTTCTCGAACAACGGGGAGGGCCAAAGCTCTAAGGCGACACCCGTAAACCGCTGAGAAAACTCATCTCTGCTTATGCGCCGTTGACCGACGGCCGGGTCAAGGATGGTAAAACCCCTAGGAGTGACCGACTTCAGTACGACAAAGTGATCGAAATTCCAGTGGATAATCGCAGGAAGTCGAAGTTGACTCGCTTCGTCGATGTCGAGCTTCAACGGGCGGCTTCCCAGCTTTAGTTCGTCCGATATAGATATCAACTGCCCAATGGTCGAACCCTTCAGAGACTGGGGGAAGCGCGACCGAAGAGACGAGAGCGTCGTTGCGTGCCCGAAATAGTTTGCGACTATGCCGATGCATGCAAGTCCACACTCCGCAGCCTCTGTTTGTAGGATAGGTCGAAGACGGCGTGCAAATCCAAGATTGAGTACGTTAGAGAGATCCATCACAGCTTCCCAGTAATGCTGTACAGGGGTTCGAGTGCCCACTCGTAGAGTGCTCGCTTGTCCTGGAAGACACTAGCTTCAACGGTCATACCGGCTTGTAAGGGAATGTCTGCTCCATATGCTCGGATCGCTTGACTGTTCAACCGAATCGAAACTCGGTACAGTGGCTCAGCCACTCTGCTGTCGCGGGGATCAGCGACAGCGGCACCTGGCAGTTCGGTCGCGGGAAGCGACGTTCGGGACACGTGCTGAACCGTACCTTGCAGCTGCCCAAACTTTTGATACGGATACGCAGGAAGCCGTACGAGGACCGTTTGGCCCGGCCGTATGAAGCCCACGCTGCTCGACAGCGCGTAGAGTTCAGCGATAAGTTCGTCGCCAGTCGGAATAATCGACGCGAGAGGCTTCGATGGGTCGGCCACCTGTCCTTTGTAGGCCGTTACCGTGGTAATGATCCCATCAACGGGGCTCCGTATCTGCAGGCCTCCTTTTGCTTCGTTCTCGGTGGATTCCTGTGTGGTTGTGCTTATAAGACGATCCAGCTGGGAGATGTCGTTTTTCACCTTTATCGCCGCCGTAGCCATTTCACTACG encodes:
- a CDS encoding type II CAAX prenyl endopeptidase Rce1 family protein, yielding MCAGFVAYFATGGTFMPRRVINGEPTPTTASSVATSTLRRMYRRWAGHLGYIVSVPYVSHSTRTAVATRGGIVVAAISVLYVAQYMIESIADALFGASAVARALPPSRLATNPLVVCILAPIVETMVFQWAPIRAGKKWLRMPYLIAASCSALIFGVAHGLEGRLLAKAIFGGVVFAATFVIEARKDGRPIATTIVVHSLYNSSLFFLRNA
- a CDS encoding peptidase domain-containing ABC transporter; its protein translation is MDLSNVLNLGFARRLRPILQTEAAECGLACIGIVANYFGHATTLSSLRSRFPQSLKGSTIGQLISISDELKLGSRPLKLDIDEASQLRLPAIIHWNFDHFVVLKSVTPRGFTILDPAVGQRRISRDEFSQRFTGVALELWPSPLFEKREKAESISIRSLWGSVVGLRRSLAQIFVMAACLEIMALLLPLLTQVVIDDVLVASDADLLTVLVIGYIILTLIQQLIVVARYWAVMYFGTSLSVQWKANVFARLIRLPAEFFERRHAGDIVSRFGTVDAIQSTVTLSLVTGIIDGCVALVTCALMLLYSAKLSAIPIGFMLVYALGRFLRYRPLRDSTMEESIHSARSASHFLESVRGSKTIKLFVRQASRTNIWLSLLVNQVNASLRIQKLGIAYHSANSLLSAIENIMVIWVGAKLVLDHTFSVGLLVAYISYKNQFDAKVTSVIDRFFEFRLLHVQMERLSDIVHTPAETTVGSGPYSSHELNEYSVELSDISFQYSPSDPYVLRGVSASIRSGESVAIVGPSGCGKSTLANILLGLYSPTSGSVSIGGVAVSDIGLDETRNMIGAVLQDDSLFAGTIEENITFFDPTPDRAWMKECAAMARMDHEIVAMPMGYRSLIGDLGSGLSGGQKQRIMLARAFYKKPKILLLDEATSHLDTLNEKLINENIRRMQITRIFIAHRKETIDSADRILDLSRVARGPRMGDDLTTAPVRDYIA
- a CDS encoding TolC family protein translates to MSMPLMGRGVSSYVSFAFAIAISQIAAPAHSAVVDTVLPENVPIETEIRAFGECDAAVPSPMTLTALSSAALCRNPDAKAALAQVMRSEAFERQSRAPYYPQLEGSGYVGKLRKDTDYTDIGVSQRTRANTNNLQANLTWLLYDFGSRSSNLSAGKFSVEAAIDSRSAAIQEILHETAKRFYDLESKEGTLTAYEVTEKLAIASFAVAQAQNAAGVGQLSNKLLLESNVARARANTIQARGAVDAARASLLSFVGFAPSDPLQIEFPSRDSVELTDPSQFRSVVTDALAANPRIKAARAQLSAAESNVAYATAGGLPTISLALSSGRSNALPSDQVAQRTTALSAVVQVRIPFFDGFSQRAKAEAARADMYSRQVELEKVERDVSLDAWQSYLGWQNGVQRLNAAKDLLAVARASVDIAQGRLKAGVGDALEVLKAQEDFSNANFETLDAVKQIELSRSTLAQALGALKP
- a CDS encoding aldo/keto reductase; translation: MQTRRLGQSSLHTSVIGLGCNGFGSRIPPDNAARVIRAALDEGVNFFDTADVYGHAGSSERILGEVLGSNRKNVLVATKFGRGLLPTARAPLSPVRFIEESLEASLKRLGTDYIDLYQLHGPSGLDSLDETDETLQRLVRSGKVRYLGYCNIGNKPFLSRLVKARSTGRERFVSLQAECSLLSPAPLLFSDLAELADAGGALLPFLALAGGMLTGLHLDRYVLPASSRLKSSPHIAERYVTEANFHRVRRLGEYAASRGRSLIELSFGWLLKNSVVPCVIAGASSPAQVATNAAAGGWTLSDEEMQDVREILLAASGLSACVLDS
- a CDS encoding HlyD family secretion protein encodes the protein MTELVAAQVNDRLNRAKTERRLVREIYERDNQGAIERVRSLERELGEVHSLLDVAIERSGAAAALAESYASLVKQGYVTNEQYQQKRGDYLDQLTRKRSLERDLTTVSRELALRRSEMATAAIKVKNDISQLDRLISTTTQESTENEAKGGLQIRSPVDGIITTVTAYKGQVADPSKPLASIIPTGDELIAELYALSSSVGFIRPGQTVLVRLPAYPYQKFGQLQGTVQHVSRTSLPATELPGAAVADPRDSRVAEPLYRVSIRLNSQAIRAYGADIPLQAGMTVEASVFQDKRALYEWALEPLYSITGKL